The proteins below are encoded in one region of Ostrea edulis chromosome 3, xbOstEdul1.1, whole genome shotgun sequence:
- the LOC125675950 gene encoding uncharacterized protein LOC125675950, with the protein MDVCSAPSPRKRFSPSSVECMSDVNAQLHPNNQYLSLTKAEPSGSLQNTDEAGDRLLGVGGGAEWDPDMGYCSHSTSSSCHYTEQGTELDYCQSNQSDCSDVEYNGFVQGTDKMEDVVQHFGNYFQGQFHQVLHHLKTSVHSILNEQQDHLRHIIDFVGESNQNSSENLHDEKNSLPFNEESNSQVLPLCTSTAFNLEEMDALPPIDDNEFSDFYWTPETRQPDQSQSSYISEFQSSLEQPCMSSVNQTLEEPKERLLLHVFSLTCDVNNLLHKPEFKT; encoded by the exons ATGGATGTTTGCTCTGCACCTTCACCAAggaaaagattttccccatcTTCTGTTGAGTGCATGTCTGACGTCAATGCTCAACTTCATCCAAATAACCAGTATTTAAGTTTAACTAAAGCAGAG CCCTCTGGATCACTACAAAATACAGATGAGGCAGGGGACAGATTGCTAGGAGTAGGGGGTGGGGCGGAATGGGACCCTGACATGGGATACTGTTCCCACAGTACTTCTAGCAGTTGTCATTACACTGAGCAAGGAACAGAG tTGGATTATTGCCAGTCTAATCAGTCAGATTGTTCAGATGTTGAATACAATGGATTTGTGCAGGGAACAGATAAAATGGAGGACGTAGTGCAGCACTTTG GAAACTATTTCCAAGGACAATTTCATCAAGTACTTCATCATTTGAAAACTTCAGTTCACAGTATTTTGAACGAACAGCAGGATCATCTGAGACACATTATTGACTTTGTAGGCGAATCAAATCAG AATAGTTCTGAAAATCTTCATGATGAGAAGAATTCCCTGCCTTTCAATGAGGAAAGTAACAGCCAGGTGTTGCCCTTGTGTACCAGCACAGCATTCAATCTGGAGGAGATGGATGCACTACCTCCCATTGATGACAACGAATTCTCAGATTTCTATTGGACGCCTGAAACAAGACAGCCTGACCAATCACAAAGCAGTTACATTAGTG AATTTCAATCAAGCCTAGAACAACCCTGCATGAG TTCTGTTAACCAAACTCTGGAGGAACCAAAAGAAAGACTTTTGCTTCATGTATTTTCACTGACTTGTGATGTGAACAACCTTTTACACAAACCAGAGTTTAAAACTTGA